CGACGACGTCACCTTCCTCCTGGACGAGCTGGAGCGGGGGGAGGCCTGGCGTTGGTCCGACCTCCTCAGTACCGAGCGGGCCGGGATGGCCGGGCACTCCTGGGGCGGGGCCGCGACCGCGCAGGCCCTGCTCACCGAGGACCGCGTGTACGCCGGGCTGAATCTGGACGGCCCCTACTACCCGGCGCAGTTGGAAGGCGAGACCGACAAGCCCCTGGCGCTGCTCGCCAACGGCCAGGGCCAGCCGTGGGAGGGCTGGGGCGAGCGCTGGGCGGGCCTGACCGGCTGGCGCCAGTGGATCGAGGTCACCGGCTCCGGGCATTCCAACGCCGTGGACCGCGGGGTGCTCATGGAGCAGCTCGGGCTGCGGGGCACGCTGGCCCCGGAGCAGTGGCGGGCGCAGTTCGGTGACCTCCAGGTCGAGCACGGCCTGGACCTGGTGCGCGCCTACGCCACCGCCTACTTCGACCACCACCTGCGCGGCGGTGAGCAGCCGCTCCTGGACGACCCGGAGAGCGTCCACCCCGAGCTGGTCGTGGTGGACCCCGGGGCGTAGTGAGGCCTGCGGTGGTCAGCCTTGGGGGCGCCAGGTGTGCAGGAGCTGTTCCAGGGGGTCGGGGGTGTGCGTCTCCTCGGCGAAGGGTGCCTGGTAGCGCGCCCCGGTCCCCCGGGGCACGGCCCGGCGCGGCTTCGCCTTGGCGGTCCGCGCGGGAGCAGCCGGTGCGGGCGTCTCGTTCTTGGCCGTGCCGTCCTCGGGTTGTCCGCTCCTGGGCAGCGGCGCCTGGTAGCGGGCGCCCTGACCCGCGGGCTTGCGCTTCCTGCGGCGGACCCAGCGCGTGACCACGGGTTCGGGCCTGGACTCCTCGGGCCGCTCCCCGCGCTGGTCGCGCTCCCCGGTCGGGGTGAACCACACCGGCAGCTCCTCCAGGCCGTGCACGCTCAGCGAGGCGCGCCAGCGCAGTTCGGCGGATTCGACCGCCATCACCATGCCGCGCATCCGGTCCACGACGGTGTCGATGGCGGTGCGCACCAGCTCCCGGGTGAAGGCGGTGGCCGGGCAGCGGTGCGCCCCGGCTCCCCAGGACAGATGGGAGCGGTTTCCGGCCAGGGCCATGGCGTCGTCGGCGCCCCGGGACACCGAGGGGTCGGTGTGTGCGGAGGCGAACCCGAAGAGCAGCGGCTCGCCCTGGCGGATCCGGGCCCCGGCGAACCGGATGTCCATGGTCGAGTAGCGCCCGGCGAGCATGCGGATCGGGGAGTCCGTCCACATGACGTAGTCCACGAAGTCCTCCGGGGTGAGCGTGCCGCCCAGGTAGGCGGTCCACACGTTCGGGTCTTCGAGCAGCTTGAGCAGGGCGTTGCCGATGAGGTGGGTGGTGGGCTCGTGCCCGGTCTCCCACAGCAGGGACAGCGCCTCGACCACCTCGTCGTCGGTGAGGCCGTGCGGGTGCTCCAGAATCAGGCTGGTGATGTCCTGCCCCGGCTCGGCGCGTTTACGGGCGACCAACCCCTCGAAGTAGGAGCGCACGGCCAGGGCGGCGGGTTCGGCTCGGGCCGGGTCACCGCTCCACAGCCGGGCGGTGAGGTCGGCCAGGAGGTGCCCGTAGGAGTCGGGAAGGCCGAAGAGCTCGTTGAGGATGAGCGCGGGCAGCGGGGCGGCGTAGTCACCGATGAGGTCGGCCGAGCCCGCCGACTCGACCAGGCCGATCAGGTGCACCGCCGCGCGCTCCACCGCCGGGACCAGCTGCGGGGTTCCGACCGAGGCCAGTGCGTCCACGATGGGCAGGCGCAGCCGCTGGTGTTCGGCGCCGTCGCGGTTGAGCGCCCCGCTGCGGGCGGGCGGAACTCCGCTGGGGCTCCAGGGGCGCGGGTCGGCGGAGAAGTAGGTCTGGTCCCGCAGGACCTGGAGGTTCTCCTTGTATCCGAGCAGCAGCCAGCCGGGCACCCCGGGGGTGATCTCCACCGGGACCAGCCCGCCGTACTGTGAGCGCAGCTGCTCCCAGGGCAGTTCCGCGGCGGACGCCTCCCCCCGGTCCGGCCCCCGGTGCAGGGGCAGCGTCCCCTCCCCGGTGAAGGGACAGCGCTCGGCGCCCTCCGACCCGCCGAAAGCGGCGCCCTCCGACCCGCCAATGGCGGGGTCGCTGCTGCCGGTGGACCCGGTTCCCTGGCTCATGGAGACTCCGTAAGTTGTTAGGTGGCCCGGTTGGGGCGACGCTATGTCCCCGATGTTTCCGGAGTGCTTCCGTGAGGAAAGGCGCACCTTTCGGTGTCGGGCACCGGGCTCCACCACAGGTCAAGACGGGCCAAGACGGCACAGCGCACGAAAAGCCCCCGGACCCTGACGCGAAAACCCCTGCGATCAAAGGGATCCCGCTTGCCCGGGTGCTCCGGCGGGGTGGATACTTCCGCTGATTCCAGGATGCGACGCCGAGCCGGAAGGCCCCCATGACGGACACCACCCCCTCCGCCCCGCTGGACACGAGCGTCCCCCACTCCGCACGGGTGTGGAACTACTGGCTCGGCGGCAAGGACCACTACCCGGTCGACCGCGAGCTGGGCGAACAGATCGAGCAGGCCTTCCCCGAGATCGCCGACATCGCCCGCGCCGACCGCCAGTTCATCATCCGGTCGGTCACCCATCTGGCCGAGGTGGAGGGCATCAGGCAGTTCCTGGACATCGGCACCGGGCTGCCCACCGCCAACAACACCCACGAGGTCGCCCAGGCCGCCGCCCCGGACGCCAAGGTGGTCTACGTCGACAACGACCCGATGGTGCTCACCCACGCCCGCGCCCTGCTGACCAGCACGCCCGAAGGCAGTACCCACTACATCGACGCCGACCTCCTCAACCCCGAACCCCTGCTGGCCCAGGCCCGCGAACACCTGGACTTCACCCAGCCGATCGCGCTGACCTTCATGGGCACGCTCGTGCACTACCCGGTCGACGAGAACATCTACGCCCTGGTGCGGACCTACATGGAAGCCCTGCCCTCCGGCAGCTTCCTGGCCCTGAACGACAGCACCGACACCAGTCAGCAGATCATCGACGCGGCCGTGGCCTGGAACGAGAACGCGGCGCTGCCCATCCACCTGCGCAGCCCGAAGCAGGTCGAGGCCTACTTCGAGGGACTGGAGCTGCTGGAGCCCGGTGTGGTCTCCCTCCCGTTCTGGCGCCCGGAGTCCTCCGAGGTCGGCGACGTCCGCGAGGCCGCCCAGTACGGCGGTGTGGCGCGCAAGCCCTGACCTGGACGGACGTCGGTTCTTCCCGGTTCGGGGCCAAGAGTGACCGGCCGGTAGGATGGCCAGTCGGCTCCACAGGGGCTCACCAAGCCTGCGGGCCCAACAGCTTTCGACCGGGGAGAACCACCGTGAGCAGGAAGAGCCGCAGACGCGGCGACGCGCGGACGGCGACAGCCGAATGGGCCGGCCCCGGCCCCTCGGACACCCCCGTGGAGGTGGTCACCGGCGCCGTCGACGCCCTGGTGCGCGGGCAGGAGGGCGGCGGCGTGGACCTGGCCGCGGCCCGGCTGGCCGACGTGGAGGACCCCGCCTGGGCCGGGGCGGCGGGGCGTGCGCTCTTCGACACCCTGCTGTTCTCGGTGGCCGACGCGTGGGCGCGCGGCTGGCAGCCCGTGGAGACGGTCCGGCACGTGACCCGTGAGTCCGGTCCGCTGGCCGCGGCCGTGTGCGCGGACGCCGTCACAGCCGACCTGGAGCGTCACTCCGCGGCCTCGGTGGACCCGCGTTGGACCGAGCAGGTGCGCTCGCTGGGCGTGAGCGGCCCGGCCGCGGCCGAGGCACACCTGGCCCGGCTGAGCGGCGAGCACGGACTGCTGAGGTTCGAGGCGGTCGAGGTGATACTCCGGCTGCTGGCACTGCTGCGCGTACTGCCGCCGATGCGACGGCTGGGTCCGCCCCCCGGCACCTTCCGCCCGGGCGGACGCGGCGCCGCGCCGGTGGACCGGGGGCGCCTGCAACGCGTGCGCGCGCTGCTGGCCAAGGCCGAGTCCACCGAGTTCCCGCAGGAGGCCGAGGCGCTGACCGCCCGCGCCCAGGAGATGATGGCGCGGCACAGCATCGACCTCGCCCTGCTGGAGCAGGACCCCGAGGAGCCCGAGGCAGCCGCGGCCCGCCGGCTCCCGGTGGACTCCCCCTACGACGAGCACCGGGCGGTACTGCTCAACGAGGTCGCCGAGGCCAACCACTGCCGGGCCGTGTGGCACCGGGAGCTGGGCCTGAGCACCGTGATGGGCTTCCCCGGTGACGTGGAGGCGGTGGATCTGCTGTACACGTCCCTGCTGGTGCAGGCCGAGTCGGCGATGCGGGTGAGCGGTTCGAAGCGGGACCGGGCCGGGCGCGGGGCGCGCAAGGACTTCCGGTCCTCGTTCATGTCCGCGTTCGCGGTGCGGGTCGGTGAGCGGCTCGCCGAGTCGGCGCGCGCCGCCGAGGAAGCGGTCACCGCCGAGACCGGCACGGACCTGGTGCCGGTGTTCGCCGCCCGGGAGAAGGCGGTGGAGGCCGCCGTGGACGAGGCCTTCGGCGCCCTGACCACGTCCCGGGTGCGCGGCCCCTCCAGTTCCGAGGGCTGGCACGAGGGCCGCGCGGCGGCCGACGCCGCCTCGCTGGGCACCACACGCGCCAGGCTGGCCTGAGGCCCGGCGCCCCGGGTTCGGGAAAACCAGTGGCCACGGCGTGCGCGGGCTGTGTAGAACCGACGCATGCTTCGCAAGTACCCCCGCACCCGGCACATCCGAGGGTCGCGGCTGCAACCAGGTGACCACGACCTGCCGGCCGCGCCGTTCGAGCGGCTGGCCGGTAGGCACCTGGTCGTGGCGGAGAAGCTGGACGGCGCCAACGCCGGGATCAGTTTCGGCCCTGGTGGGGAGCTGCGGCTCCAGAGCCGGGGGCACTACCTGACCGGCGGTCCCCGGGAGCGGCAGTTCGCGCCGTTCAAGGCCTGGGCCGCGGCGGTCGCGCCGATCCTGTGGCCGCGGCTGGGTGAGCGGTACGTGCTCTACGGCGAGTGGCTGTACGCCAGGCACACGGTGTTCTACGACGCGCTGCCGCACTACTTCTGCGAGTTCGACGTCCTGGACACCCGGGAGGGCGTGTTCCTGTCCACCGCGCGCAGGCGGGAGCTACTGGCCGGGACACCCGTGGTGTCGGTGCCCGTGCTGCACGAGGGTCCGCTGACCTCGATCAAGGAACTCACCCGGCTGGTGGGGGCCTCCACCTGTCGCACCCCCGGGTGGCGGCGGGCGCTGGCCGAGGCCGCGCGGGCGGGCGGGGCCGACCCCGGGCGCGCCCTGGCCGAGACGGACGGCTCCGACCTCATGGAAGGGCTGTACGTGAAGGTCGAGGAGGGCGACCACACGGTCGACCGCTACAAGTGGGTGCGGCCGGAGTTCACCACCGCCGTCCTGGACGCGGGCGCCCACTGGTTGGACCGGCCCCTGATCGCCAACGCCCTGGCCGACCCGGAGGTGCTGTATGCGGGTGTTCGATGAGCTGTGCCCGGCGCCACCGTACTGGGACCTGGACTGGGACCGGGCGCGGGAGGCCTTCGCGTGGGTGCGCAACCTGGCCGGGGTCGAGCAGGACCCGGTGCACCACGCCGAGGGAGACGTGGAGGTGCACACCCGGATGGCGTGCGAGGCGCTGGCAGGGCTGCCGCAGTGGCGGGCCCGGCCCGCCGGGGAGCGGGTCCGGCTCTTCGCCGCGGTGCTCCTGCACGACGTGGCCAAGCCCCTGTGCACCCGGCGCGACGAGGAGGGACGGGTGACCGCGCACGGGCACTCCCGCCGGGGCGACCTGCTGGCCCGCCGGATCCTGTGGGAGGCCGGGGCACCGGTCGAGTGGCGCGAGCACGTGGCGGCGCTGGTCCGCCACCACCAGGTCCCCTTCTGGGCGCTGGAGCGCCCCGACCTGCGCCGGATCGCGTTCCGCGCGAGCCTGCTGGCCCGCAACGACGACCTGGTGCTGCTGGCCACCGCCGACATCCTGGGCCGGGAGTGCGGGGACACCGCCGAGGTCCTGGACAGCATCGGTCTGTACGCCGAGTACTGCGCCGAGCAGCGCTGCCTGGACCGCCCCCGCGACTTCCCCTCCGACCACGCGCGGTTCTGGTTCTTCCGCAGGCCCGACCGCGACCCGGACTACGCGGCGCACGACGACACCCGGCTGACCGTGACGGTGATGTCGGGGCTGCCCGGGGCGGGCAAGGACCACTGGATCCGGACGCACCGGCCGGACCTGCCGGTGGTGAGCCTGGACGTGCTGCGCGCCGAGCTGGGTGTGAAGCCGACCGCCGACCAGCGCCCGGTGGCCGTCGCCGCGACCGAGCGCGCCCGCGAGCACCTGCGTGCGGGCCGACCGTTCGTGTGGAACGCCACCCACGTCTCGCGTGACCTTCGCTCGCGTGCGGTGTCCCTGGCCGCCGACTACCGGGCCCGGGTGGAGATCGTGGCCCTGGAGGCCCCGCCCCGGGTGCTCCGTGAACGGATGCGCCGCAGGTCGGCGCCGGTACCGGCCGCGGCGGTGGAGCGGCTGGTGCGGCGCTGGGAGTGCCCCGACCCCACCGAGGCACACCACCTGGCCCGGACCGTGACCGGCTAGGGGCCCGCCACTTCTCGGTTCGGAACAGTGTCGGGCGCGGTCCCGGCCATCAACCAGCGGGTCACGCCGACCTCCAGCAGGGACCGGCGAGGGTCCGCGCCGTAGGGCGTGCGCGGATCCCAGTCGTACCGGTCGTGGAAGGCGGCGAGCACGTCGCCGGGGAAGCGCTCGTGCACGGTCACCAGCCCCTGGGCGACGACGGGCGCGTCGCCGTCCTCCAACGCCAGGGACACCCGGGGGTCCCGGAGGGCGTTGCGGACCTTGACCGAGGCGGTGCAGACCCCGATCCACCAGCGTTCGCGCAGGTAGACGAACCACACCGGGACCACGTGGGGCGATCCGTCGGCGCGCAGGGTGCACAGCCAGACGTTGCGGTCCTCGGCCAGGCGCCGGCGCAGGTGTTCGGGTGCGGGCAGGAAGGTGGGAACGCTGTCGGGCTCGGGCACGGCTCTCCTCGGGTCGGGTCGGCTCCTGTGATGATGCGACCTCAACCTCGGTTGAGGTCAACCGGGCGGCTCCGGAGGGGGCGGTCAGTCGTCTTCAGCATCGGGCCCGACCGCGGTCCGCTCGGCGGGAACACTCGCCGCCAGGGCCCGAAGACCCGTCATGAGCTTGCGGTGCACCGGCTCGACGCTCCGTCCCGTCCGCGCCTGGACGTGGTGGAACACCTGGTCCACCGCGTCGCGCAGGTCGTCGACCCGGTCCTGGCGGTCGGGGGGCAGGACGTCGCGCATACGTTCCACCGCGATCACCGCCTCATAGAGGTGGGTACGGGCCTGGCGCACCTGCTCGGGCAGATCGTTGCCGCCCTGCTTGGGCGGCCCGTGGGCACGGATCTGGGCGATGTAGCGCATGCTGAGGTCGAGCCGCAGCACACTGCCGCGCACCGCTTCGAGACGGTCGCGCACCTCTCGGGCCCGGGTCCGGTCCCGCTCGTACTCGCGCCGTTCCCGTTCCCGCGCCAGGGTGTGCTCGGCCCGCCAGCGCTCGACCTTCGCGTTCCGGTAGGCGGTCAGCGCCGTCGCCCCCAACGTGCTGGCCGCGGTGATCAGACCGGTGATCAGTGCCACCAGGACGGTGGTGTCCAAACTCGGGTACTCCCTCCTCGGCTACTGCCTTCAGCCCCTGCCTCAGAACCTCCCCTGACCGGCCGCCCCGCGCTGTTCGGCACGGATCTCCCCCCGGGTGCGCCGCGCCTCGCTGATCCCGCCGCCACCCGCCATGGCCCCCTCCAGCACGTCCAAAGCCGACTGCGCCTGCCCCGCCAGCCAGAGCACCTGACCGATCCCGGTGCGCAGGCTGGGGTCGGCGTGCACCCGTTCCTCCGCCGCGCCCAGCCGGGCCAGACCCGCCGAACGATCCCCCGACAGCAGACGGTTGCGCGCTTCGGCGACCAGCAGCCGGGAGACCGCGGCCCCGTCACCGACCGACTCCCGCTCCCGTGCGGCGTCCGCGTAGTGCCCGGCCGCGGCCGCGTGGTCGCCCCGCTCGAAGGCGAGGTCGCCCAGGAGCGCGGTGAGCAGCGCGCGCGTCCTCGGCCCCGGAACGGGTTCGGCGCGCAGCGCCCGCCGCGCGTGTTCGGCGGCCAGTTCCGCCTGTCCCCGGGTGTGGGCGGCGCGGGCGATGTCGAGCCGGTCCCGCTCGGCCCATGGGGACAACCCCCGCGCGTAGGGCGTCAGGGGCAGCGCCATCAGGGGTCGGGCCAGCCGCGGGTGACGCAACAGATAGGCGGATCCGTCCCGGTTGGGGGTGACCAGGTGGCGGTCCTCCAGAGCGTGCACGACACCGGGGGTGAGCGCGCTGCCGGTGTCCTCACAGGCCGGGCGGCCCACGCCCCTCTCCCCCGCGGCCACCACCCTGCGCAGCCAGGCGTGCGGAACGTCGGGCGGTACGAGGTGCTCGGCGGCCACCTCCTCCAGGACCGCGGCCAGGCGTTCGGTGAGGACGTGGTCGATCTCGGTGCCGGAGTCCGGAACCAGGGTGGTGCCGGACCCGGCCGCTCCCTCCCACAGGGCCAGCCCCAGGAACTGGAGCAGGGACGGGTCGACCGTGTCCGAGCGGGCGGGGTGGCGCCCGCGCGGGTCGCGGACCGTGCGGGCCTCCTCGACCAGGCGCCCGGGCTCAGTGGGAGCCAGACGCGAACCGACCAGGGCCAGGCAGCGGGCGACCGCGTCGGCGGCGGTGCCGGGGCCGAAGGGGACCAGTCCGACCTCGGCGTGCTCGACCTCGCGTTTGTCCACCAGGCGGCGGAGTTCGTCGAGGTGTTCGGTGCGCACGGTCAACAGCAGGCGCAGCTCGGTTCGGTGCTCCAGGGCGGTGAAGAGCTCGTCCAGGAAGTCCTTGCGCGGCTGCTCGGGTGCGGTCGAGCGGCGCAGGAGGAGTTCGGTCTGGTCCAGGGCGGCGAAGACCGGGCGGGGCAGGCCCTGCCGGTCGGTGCTCTCGTGGGTGCGCAGGAAGTCGGTGATCGACGTCCCCGGGGTGCGGGTGGGGAAATCCGACGGGCTCCACAGCGCCAGCAGAGCTCGGGTGTAGGGGTTCTGGCCGGGCAGGACCGCGGCGGGGAAGGCCGGGTCGAAGCAGAGCTCGCCCGGGGGCAGGACGATGCTGCCGCGATCGGTGAGGGCGGGGAAGGCCCCCGCGTTGACCAGGGAGGTCTTGCCTACCCCGTTGTCGCCGTGGAGCACGGTGAGCCGGCACCGGGACCAGGAACGCACGAGTTCCTCGGTTTCCGCCCTACGGCCGAGAAAGAAATCCCGGTCCTGGGCGAGGAAAGGCCGCGCCCCGACGAAAGGTCCGGGCGCGCGCCCGACGGCGGCTCGTATCATGAAGCGGCTCCCGGCCAGCGAGAATGGGGACTGTCCTGGCTCGAAACAGCGCTGTCCATGGTGCCATGAAACAGGGCCCCTTTCGAGACCCGGCGACATTTCTGTGTCCTTCTCGCTGCACCTCCCGCGCGCCCGCGCGACCGCTCGACGGCACCTCACCCGCGCCCACCAGCCCCGTCGTAGCGGCGGGATCGAACTTCCCACGTCAGCTTCCCCCGTGTTCAGGCCTTTTGCCCGACCCTCCACAATCGGTCGGGCAAGGGCCGTGGGGCCGCCTTTTCACGGATGCGCTTTTCGGTTTGACGTACGAAGTTTCCACCACGCACCTGTCCCTCTCCAACATCTTCGCCTACGCTGATTAGTCACACGACCACCCAGAGCGACATCCGCTGATACAACACAACACCAGGGACTTTACGGCCGCCGATTACCAGAATTTCTGATGGGGCCTATGTGAAACCGGAGGACATCGCGTGACGGTTACCAAAGGGAACCTTCCCGGTCAGGGCGAGAACCGATTCCCGGAGGGGGCCGAACCGGCCGCGGGCAGGTACCCGGAGGTGTGGGGCAGGGTCCCCCCGCGCCACAAGAACTTCACCGGACGCGACGAACAGATCCGCGCACTGCACGCGGGCCTGCTCAACCAGGTCACCGCTGTGGTGCCGCAAGCCCAGGCCGACCCGGTCGTACCCCACACGCTCCAGGGCTACGGAGGCGTCGGCAAGACCCTGATGGCCGTGGAGTACGCACACCGCTACCGCGGCGAGTACGACCTGGTCTGGTGGATCCTCGCCGACCAGCCGGGGCTGGTGCACTCCGCCCTGGCCCATCTGGCGCCGCACCTGGGCCTGCCCGGCCCGGCGGTGACCGGGGTCGAGGACGCCGCCAACGGGGTGCTGGAGGCCCTGCGCAAGGGCGAACCGTACTCGCGCTGGCTGCTCGTCTTCGACAACGCCGACGAACCCGAGGAACTCACCGACGTCATCCCACAGGGGCCCGGGCACGTACTGATCACCACCCGCAACCACCGGTGGGCGGGAGTGGCCGAGACGATCCCGGTCAACGTGTTCAGCGAGCGGGAGAGCGTGGAGTTCC
This DNA window, taken from Nocardiopsis exhalans, encodes the following:
- a CDS encoding DUF2786 domain-containing protein, which codes for MSRKSRRRGDARTATAEWAGPGPSDTPVEVVTGAVDALVRGQEGGGVDLAAARLADVEDPAWAGAAGRALFDTLLFSVADAWARGWQPVETVRHVTRESGPLAAAVCADAVTADLERHSAASVDPRWTEQVRSLGVSGPAAAEAHLARLSGEHGLLRFEAVEVILRLLALLRVLPPMRRLGPPPGTFRPGGRGAAPVDRGRLQRVRALLAKAESTEFPQEAEALTARAQEMMARHSIDLALLEQDPEEPEAAAARRLPVDSPYDEHRAVLLNEVAEANHCRAVWHRELGLSTVMGFPGDVEAVDLLYTSLLVQAESAMRVSGSKRDRAGRGARKDFRSSFMSAFAVRVGERLAESARAAEEAVTAETGTDLVPVFAAREKAVEAAVDEAFGALTTSRVRGPSSSEGWHEGRAAADAASLGTTRARLA
- a CDS encoding pyridoxamine 5'-phosphate oxidase family protein, which codes for MPEPDSVPTFLPAPEHLRRRLAEDRNVWLCTLRADGSPHVVPVWFVYLRERWWIGVCTASVKVRNALRDPRVSLALEDGDAPVVAQGLVTVHERFPGDVLAAFHDRYDWDPRTPYGADPRRSLLEVGVTRWLMAGTAPDTVPNREVAGP
- a CDS encoding nSTAND1 domain-containing NTPase, which encodes MIRAAVGRAPGPFVGARPFLAQDRDFFLGRRAETEELVRSWSRCRLTVLHGDNGVGKTSLVNAGAFPALTDRGSIVLPPGELCFDPAFPAAVLPGQNPYTRALLALWSPSDFPTRTPGTSITDFLRTHESTDRQGLPRPVFAALDQTELLLRRSTAPEQPRKDFLDELFTALEHRTELRLLLTVRTEHLDELRRLVDKREVEHAEVGLVPFGPGTAADAVARCLALVGSRLAPTEPGRLVEEARTVRDPRGRHPARSDTVDPSLLQFLGLALWEGAAGSGTTLVPDSGTEIDHVLTERLAAVLEEVAAEHLVPPDVPHAWLRRVVAAGERGVGRPACEDTGSALTPGVVHALEDRHLVTPNRDGSAYLLRHPRLARPLMALPLTPYARGLSPWAERDRLDIARAAHTRGQAELAAEHARRALRAEPVPGPRTRALLTALLGDLAFERGDHAAAAGHYADAARERESVGDGAAVSRLLVAEARNRLLSGDRSAGLARLGAAEERVHADPSLRTGIGQVLWLAGQAQSALDVLEGAMAGGGGISEARRTRGEIRAEQRGAAGQGRF
- a CDS encoding cytochrome P450, which translates into the protein MSQGTGSTGSSDPAIGGSEGAAFGGSEGAERCPFTGEGTLPLHRGPDRGEASAAELPWEQLRSQYGGLVPVEITPGVPGWLLLGYKENLQVLRDQTYFSADPRPWSPSGVPPARSGALNRDGAEHQRLRLPIVDALASVGTPQLVPAVERAAVHLIGLVESAGSADLIGDYAAPLPALILNELFGLPDSYGHLLADLTARLWSGDPARAEPAALAVRSYFEGLVARKRAEPGQDITSLILEHPHGLTDDEVVEALSLLWETGHEPTTHLIGNALLKLLEDPNVWTAYLGGTLTPEDFVDYVMWTDSPIRMLAGRYSTMDIRFAGARIRQGEPLLFGFASAHTDPSVSRGADDAMALAGNRSHLSWGAGAHRCPATAFTRELVRTAIDTVVDRMRGMVMAVESAELRWRASLSVHGLEELPVWFTPTGERDQRGERPEESRPEPVVTRWVRRRKRKPAGQGARYQAPLPRSGQPEDGTAKNETPAPAAPARTAKAKPRRAVPRGTGARYQAPFAEETHTPDPLEQLLHTWRPQG
- a CDS encoding SAM-dependent methyltransferase — its product is MTDTTPSAPLDTSVPHSARVWNYWLGGKDHYPVDRELGEQIEQAFPEIADIARADRQFIIRSVTHLAEVEGIRQFLDIGTGLPTANNTHEVAQAAAPDAKVVYVDNDPMVLTHARALLTSTPEGSTHYIDADLLNPEPLLAQAREHLDFTQPIALTFMGTLVHYPVDENIYALVRTYMEALPSGSFLALNDSTDTSQQIIDAAVAWNENAALPIHLRSPKQVEAYFEGLELLEPGVVSLPFWRPESSEVGDVREAAQYGGVARKP
- a CDS encoding RNA ligase family protein, yielding MLRKYPRTRHIRGSRLQPGDHDLPAAPFERLAGRHLVVAEKLDGANAGISFGPGGELRLQSRGHYLTGGPRERQFAPFKAWAAAVAPILWPRLGERYVLYGEWLYARHTVFYDALPHYFCEFDVLDTREGVFLSTARRRELLAGTPVVSVPVLHEGPLTSIKELTRLVGASTCRTPGWRRALAEAARAGGADPGRALAETDGSDLMEGLYVKVEEGDHTVDRYKWVRPEFTTAVLDAGAHWLDRPLIANALADPEVLYAGVR
- a CDS encoding AAA family ATPase, whose amino-acid sequence is MRVFDELCPAPPYWDLDWDRAREAFAWVRNLAGVEQDPVHHAEGDVEVHTRMACEALAGLPQWRARPAGERVRLFAAVLLHDVAKPLCTRRDEEGRVTAHGHSRRGDLLARRILWEAGAPVEWREHVAALVRHHQVPFWALERPDLRRIAFRASLLARNDDLVLLATADILGRECGDTAEVLDSIGLYAEYCAEQRCLDRPRDFPSDHARFWFFRRPDRDPDYAAHDDTRLTVTVMSGLPGAGKDHWIRTHRPDLPVVSLDVLRAELGVKPTADQRPVAVAATERAREHLRAGRPFVWNATHVSRDLRSRAVSLAADYRARVEIVALEAPPRVLRERMRRRSAPVPAAAVERLVRRWECPDPTEAHHLARTVTG